A single genomic interval of Jatrophihabitans endophyticus harbors:
- a CDS encoding RNA polymerase sigma factor → MSDSVDEDVLAAAQRGSEHAFALIWRELSPSLLGYLAARGVPDPEGTASDVFVTLFRRLGELTGGVAGLRTFVFSVAHARAVDEHRRRSRRPAAVEFDRDEHDGVVGAAASAEDEALHRSSTARAFALLGRLAPDHREVLALRVVGDLSLEQTAAVMGRSVGSIKQLQRRALQALRAELGDQPAERAGVTARGAGAMTQS, encoded by the coding sequence GTGAGCGACTCCGTCGACGAGGACGTCCTCGCTGCCGCGCAGCGCGGCAGCGAGCATGCGTTCGCCCTCATCTGGCGCGAGCTGTCGCCGTCCCTGCTGGGGTACCTCGCCGCCCGTGGCGTGCCCGACCCCGAGGGGACCGCCAGCGACGTCTTCGTCACGCTGTTCCGACGTCTCGGGGAGCTCACCGGCGGGGTGGCGGGGCTGCGCACGTTCGTCTTCTCGGTCGCCCACGCGCGCGCCGTCGACGAGCACCGCCGCCGCTCGCGCCGACCCGCCGCCGTCGAGTTCGACCGCGACGAGCACGACGGGGTGGTCGGCGCGGCGGCCTCGGCGGAGGACGAGGCGCTGCACCGGAGCTCGACCGCGCGCGCGTTCGCGCTGCTGGGCCGGCTCGCGCCGGACCACCGCGAGGTGCTGGCGCTGCGGGTCGTCGGCGACCTCAGCCTGGAGCAGACCGCGGCCGTCATGGGGCGCTCGGTCGGGTCGATCAAGCAACTGCAGCGACGGGCACTGCAGGCGCTGCGCGCCGAGCTCGGTGACCAGCCGGCCGAGCGCGCCGGCGTAACCGCGCGAGGTGCCGGGGCGATGACGCAGTCGTGA
- a CDS encoding HNH endonuclease signature motif containing protein, whose product MSSVVDDLVPVDLARCDDDMLLESWRELECTRNRLAAVEHRFVAEVERRGLPFTHGARNTAAFVRALLRVHPREAVARVAAASAAAPMTTLTGETVPAPFPRVAAAQAAGTISPRHAAVVVAAVERLPDVVQVEHGARVEADLVDYATQFDPHQLGTLALRVTTLLDQDGTLADVEYRERHRDLTIRQRPDGSASISGEATAELAERLLTILDALAAPKPAEGGVRDPRTAGQRRHDGLLDALDLVQRAELLPTVAGISTTVLLTASAADWQTGDGVTTTGHGAILPTREAIRIAGGDARTMSVDLDGHGAVTGHTDARRLFTETQRLALIARDGGCTFPGCDTPPAWCQAHHVIDHANGGPTTIANGTLVCGHHHRHHQRQGWRSVMRDGRPAWLPPPWLDPHQHPRRNARVQPP is encoded by the coding sequence ATGAGCAGCGTTGTCGACGACCTGGTGCCGGTCGATCTGGCGCGCTGCGACGACGACATGCTGTTGGAGTCGTGGCGGGAGCTGGAGTGCACGCGTAACCGGCTCGCGGCGGTGGAGCACCGGTTCGTGGCGGAGGTCGAGCGGCGGGGGTTGCCGTTCACGCACGGTGCGCGGAACACGGCGGCGTTCGTGCGGGCGTTGTTGCGGGTGCATCCGCGCGAGGCGGTGGCGCGGGTGGCTGCCGCGTCGGCGGCCGCGCCGATGACCACGTTGACCGGTGAGACGGTGCCGGCGCCGTTCCCGCGGGTCGCGGCCGCACAGGCGGCGGGCACGATCTCACCCCGGCACGCGGCGGTGGTCGTCGCCGCGGTGGAGCGGCTGCCCGACGTGGTGCAGGTCGAGCACGGCGCCCGCGTCGAGGCCGACCTCGTCGACTACGCAACCCAGTTCGATCCCCACCAACTCGGCACGCTGGCGCTGCGGGTGACGACGCTGCTCGATCAGGACGGCACCCTGGCCGACGTCGAGTACCGCGAGCGGCACCGGGACCTGACCATCCGGCAACGCCCCGACGGGTCCGCGTCGATCAGCGGGGAGGCGACCGCCGAGCTCGCCGAACGACTGCTCACCATCCTGGACGCGCTGGCCGCGCCCAAACCCGCCGAAGGCGGGGTGCGGGATCCGCGTACCGCGGGGCAGCGCCGCCACGACGGCCTGCTCGACGCGCTCGACCTCGTCCAGCGCGCCGAACTCCTGCCCACGGTCGCCGGGATCTCCACGACGGTCCTGCTCACCGCGTCGGCCGCCGACTGGCAGACCGGCGACGGCGTCACGACGACCGGGCACGGCGCGATCCTCCCCACCCGCGAGGCGATCCGCATCGCCGGCGGCGACGCCCGGACGATGAGCGTCGACCTCGATGGGCACGGCGCGGTCACCGGTCACACCGATGCGCGGAGGCTGTTCACCGAGACCCAGCGCCTCGCCCTGATCGCCCGCGACGGCGGCTGCACCTTCCCCGGCTGCGACACCCCACCGGCCTGGTGCCAAGCCCACCACGTGATCGACCACGCGAACGGCGGCCCGACGACCATCGCCAACGGCACCCTCGTCTGCGGCCATCACCACCGACACCACCAACGACAAGGCTGGCGATCGGTCATGCGGGACGGCCGCCCCGCCTGGCTCCCCCCGCCCTGGCTCGACCCCCACCAGCACCCCCGGCGGAACGCCCGCGTCCAGCCGCCGTGA
- the murI gene encoding glutamate racemase, translating into MDSGVGGMTVARAVLDQLPHEALHYVGDTRNSPYGPKPIAQVRAHALGVMDDLVASGVKALVIACNSASSACLADARERYDVPVIEVIRPAVRRAVAATRNGRVGVIGTVATVTSGAYQDAFAAARDVEVVTAACPRFAEFVERGVTSGRQLLGLAESYLSPLNAAHVDTLVLGCTHYPLLTGLLSVVMGDSVTLVSSAEETAKDVYRVLTSLDLLRSDDAPPPRHTFRATGASEPFVRLSARFLGPEIAAAHDGAA; encoded by the coding sequence ATGGACTCCGGCGTCGGCGGGATGACCGTCGCCCGCGCCGTGCTCGACCAGCTCCCGCACGAGGCGTTGCACTACGTCGGCGACACCCGCAACAGCCCCTACGGTCCGAAGCCGATCGCGCAAGTGCGCGCTCATGCGCTCGGTGTCATGGACGACCTGGTCGCGTCGGGCGTCAAGGCGCTCGTCATCGCCTGCAACAGCGCGAGCTCGGCGTGCCTGGCCGACGCGCGGGAGCGCTACGACGTCCCGGTGATCGAGGTGATCCGCCCGGCGGTGCGCCGGGCGGTGGCCGCCACCCGCAACGGCCGGGTCGGTGTCATCGGCACCGTCGCGACGGTCACGAGCGGCGCCTACCAGGACGCGTTCGCCGCCGCCCGCGACGTCGAGGTCGTCACCGCGGCCTGTCCGCGCTTCGCCGAGTTCGTCGAGCGCGGGGTGACGAGCGGCCGGCAGCTGCTCGGGCTCGCCGAGTCCTACCTCTCGCCGCTGAACGCCGCCCACGTCGACACCCTGGTCCTCGGCTGCACGCACTACCCGCTGCTCACCGGGCTGCTGTCGGTCGTGATGGGCGACAGCGTCACCCTCGTCTCGAGCGCGGAGGAGACCGCCAAGGACGTCTACCGCGTCCTGACCTCGCTCGACCTGTTGCGTTCCGACGACGCCCCGCCGCCGCGCCACACGTTCCGGGCGACCGGCGCGAGCGAGCCCTTCGTGCGGCTGAGCGCCCGCTTCCTCGGGCCCGAGATCGCCGCCGCTCACGACGGCGCGGCGTGA
- a CDS encoding MBL fold metallo-hydrolase, whose product MKLTVLGCSGSVPGPDSPASGYLVEAEGYRLLLDLGHGAFGALQRYVDPADVDAIVISHLHADHCIDLTAYVVALRYGGDGYALRGPERRIPLVGVPGTRDRLEAAYDPLARKLGLQGLFAFGKPVESELGPFRMSYARVNHPTPTNAVRISWNDRSLVYSADTGESADLVELAEGADVFLCEASVGPDEELVPDLHLTGRMAGEHADKAGVGRLVITHVPPWNSPQVAADDAAEAFSGSVELARPGAEFQV is encoded by the coding sequence ATGAAGTTGACGGTGCTCGGCTGCTCCGGCAGCGTGCCCGGGCCGGACTCGCCGGCGTCCGGCTACCTCGTCGAAGCCGAGGGCTACCGGCTCCTGCTCGACCTCGGTCACGGCGCGTTCGGGGCGCTGCAGCGTTACGTAGACCCGGCCGACGTCGACGCCATCGTCATCTCGCACCTGCACGCCGACCACTGCATCGACCTCACCGCCTACGTGGTGGCGCTGCGCTACGGCGGTGACGGGTATGCGCTGCGCGGTCCGGAGCGGCGCATCCCGCTCGTCGGCGTGCCCGGCACCCGCGACCGGCTCGAGGCCGCGTACGACCCGCTCGCCCGCAAGCTCGGCCTGCAGGGGTTGTTCGCGTTCGGCAAGCCCGTCGAGAGCGAGCTCGGACCGTTCCGGATGTCCTACGCCCGGGTCAACCACCCGACGCCCACCAACGCGGTCCGCATCAGCTGGAACGACCGTTCGCTGGTCTACTCGGCCGACACCGGCGAGTCCGCCGACCTCGTCGAGCTCGCCGAGGGTGCGGACGTGTTCTTGTGCGAGGCCTCGGTCGGGCCGGACGAGGAGCTCGTCCCCGATCTGCACCTCACTGGGCGGATGGCCGGCGAGCACGCCGACAAGGCGGGTGTCGGCCGGTTGGTGATCACGCACGTCCCGCCGTGGAACTCCCCGCAGGTCGCGGCGGACGACGCGGCCGAGGCGTTCAGCGGTTCGGTCGAGCTCGCCCGTCCGGGTGCGGAGTTTCAGGTCTGA
- a CDS encoding secondary thiamine-phosphate synthase enzyme YjbQ: MRSETIEVRTGGRAEVHDLTTECDRFLHDEGDGLLSVFVPHATAGLAILETGAGSDDDLLAALDDLLPRDDRWRHRHGSAGHGRDHVLPALVAPSVTVPVIGGRAQLGTWQSICLVDTNVDNAVRQVRLSFLAG; encoded by the coding sequence ATGCGCAGCGAGACGATCGAGGTCAGGACCGGTGGCCGGGCCGAGGTGCACGACCTCACCACCGAGTGCGACCGCTTCCTGCACGACGAGGGCGACGGGCTGCTCAGCGTCTTCGTGCCGCACGCCACCGCGGGACTCGCCATCCTCGAGACCGGCGCCGGCAGTGACGACGACCTCCTCGCGGCCCTGGACGACCTGCTGCCGCGTGACGACCGCTGGCGACACCGGCACGGCAGCGCCGGGCACGGCCGCGACCACGTGCTGCCCGCGCTCGTCGCGCCGTCGGTGACCGTCCCGGTGATCGGCGGCCGCGCGCAGCTGGGCACCTGGCAGTCCATCTGCCTGGTCGACACGAACGTCGACAACGCCGTCCGGCAGGTCAGGCTGAGCTTCCTCGCGGGCTGA
- a CDS encoding 6-phospho-beta-glucosidase produces the protein MKLCIVGGGGFRTPTVYRALLGEHASPRVDTVALHDVDTARLDAMVRILAELGADDPHAPAVEATTDLDAAVAGSDFVFAAVRVGGLDGRRCDEHVALDLGVLGQETTGAGGLAFAIRTVPVMMRVARAVARLAPDAYVMNFTNPAGIVTEAMQSVLGDRVLGICDTPSGLARRVAELLGLDPTRVEPDYVGLNHLGWLRGLRHDGDDMLPRLLADDDLLGRTEEARLFGADWIRSLGAVPNEYLHYYYDHREAVAAIVAAPETRGDYLARSQRDFYARVVAEAGPGVAALWRQTVDHRSATYMAEAKADRDAPAAPADEGYAGVALAVMAAIGRGEPATMILNVRNGTTVAGLPADAVVEVPTAVDGTGVHPLPLAPPTLHQLGLLAQVKAVERHVITAALTGSRAEAVTAFALHPLVDSVSVARRLVDGYVAAIPEVAAVLTR, from the coding sequence GTGAAGCTGTGCATCGTCGGCGGCGGCGGGTTCCGCACGCCGACCGTGTACCGGGCGCTGCTCGGCGAGCACGCCTCGCCGCGCGTCGACACCGTCGCGTTGCACGACGTGGACACCGCCCGGCTGGACGCGATGGTGCGCATCCTGGCCGAGCTCGGTGCCGACGACCCGCATGCCCCGGCGGTCGAGGCGACGACCGACCTCGACGCGGCCGTGGCCGGCAGCGACTTCGTCTTCGCGGCGGTGCGGGTCGGCGGGCTGGACGGCCGACGCTGCGACGAGCACGTCGCCCTCGACCTCGGCGTCCTCGGCCAGGAGACGACGGGCGCGGGCGGCCTCGCGTTCGCCATCCGGACCGTGCCGGTGATGATGCGGGTCGCCCGTGCGGTGGCGCGGCTGGCGCCGGACGCCTACGTCATGAACTTCACCAATCCCGCCGGCATCGTCACCGAGGCCATGCAGTCGGTGCTCGGCGACCGCGTCCTCGGCATCTGCGACACGCCGTCCGGCCTCGCCCGTCGCGTGGCCGAGCTGCTCGGCCTGGACCCCACCCGGGTGGAGCCGGACTACGTCGGGCTCAACCACCTGGGTTGGCTGCGCGGGCTGCGCCACGACGGGGACGACATGCTGCCGCGCCTGCTCGCCGACGACGACCTGCTCGGCCGCACCGAGGAGGCGCGGCTCTTCGGTGCCGACTGGATCCGCAGCCTCGGGGCCGTCCCCAACGAGTACCTGCACTACTACTACGACCACCGCGAGGCGGTGGCCGCGATCGTCGCCGCGCCCGAGACCCGCGGTGACTACCTCGCCCGGTCGCAGCGTGACTTCTACGCCCGGGTGGTGGCCGAGGCCGGCCCCGGGGTCGCCGCGCTGTGGCGGCAGACGGTCGATCACCGCAGCGCGACCTACATGGCCGAGGCCAAGGCCGATCGGGACGCGCCCGCCGCGCCGGCCGACGAGGGTTACGCCGGCGTCGCGCTCGCCGTGATGGCCGCGATCGGCCGCGGGGAGCCGGCCACGATGATCCTGAACGTGCGCAACGGGACGACCGTCGCCGGGCTGCCCGCCGACGCGGTCGTCGAGGTCCCGACCGCGGTCGACGGCACCGGCGTGCACCCCCTCCCCCTCGCACCGCCGACGCTGCACCAGCTCGGCCTGCTGGCGCAGGTGAAGGCGGTCGAGCGGCACGTCATCACCGCGGCGCTCACCGGCAGCCGGGCCGAGGCGGTGACCGCCTTCGCGCTGCACCCGCTCGTCGACAGCGTGTCGGTCGCCCGGCGGCTGGTCGACGGCTACGTCGCGGCCATCCCGGAGGTCGCGGCGGTCCTCACCCGCTGA
- a CDS encoding AfsR/SARP family transcriptional regulator, producing MQIALLGPLAARDDTGAVIDVAGARLRTLLARLAVDADRPVAVSTLVHAVWGDDPPAEATNALQTLVSRLRRALGGIAPVTQSPSGYRLAADPGDTDAGRFRSLAADGAAALRQGRAADALVLLDDALALWRGLALADTRDLADDLAARAGELDDLRLTASLDRVEAQLLVDPSRVDAGELERAVADHPLHERLAATLIRALAAAGRTPEALQAYEALRGRLADELGVDPSAELRELHLTLLRGDTVTADPAGPDGDRGAAAPRRTNLKAQLTSFVGRDDEVARIAKSLEANRLVTLVGPGGAGKTRLAAEAADRILDTAADGVWLVELAAVTSGADVPQAVLASVGLRDIHVLDRRAAANARDAMTRLRDGFAQRSAILLLDNCEHVIDAGARLAEQLLGECPGLRVLATSREPLGITGETLLAVPPLALPAAGATAVDALGFPAVRLFVDRATAVRPDFVLRDEDVPDVVEIVSRLDGLPLAIELAAARVRTMPLPDVAARLSDRFRLLTGGSRTAMPRHRTLRAVVEWSWGLLDDVERGVVERLAVFPAGITAASAEAVCADLLDPADVPDCLASLIDKSLLQPVGEGRRVRMLETIREYGADRLAERGELGAARDRHATHFAAVLAEAEPYLTTAGQLPWFDLLRAERENIVAALRFRCETGDADAALRIAVPLSTSAMLLGEHAEISVWTADALDVPGATDEGLRLIARSLLALHSTTSGRIEDVAQLSTMVEELRDSEVDFESVMVLLRPAMAFLVGDVELSRRWLEQNLEGGDEWTRAATRMFLANFHENSGDLVGMRRETEAALVLFRELGERWGLGNALRGLAQLLTFDGDLAGARAAYEEALALMREMRSTEDEVVLYQRLADLALRQDDVDAAVRYVEAAHRSAALDRSPLESALTTAMRGEIEWRMGQHAAGRALADEALVALHNLPVLAPSLGHIHAFVLTTAARIEFESGEVELARAHLRTALTTALGTRDHPVVAMVGVLLADVLRSDGDARFAAELLGACSRLRGAEDLDAFDVAAARHRLVAALDDTDFGRAYDEGRALDGVAALALVGQGQDRLR from the coding sequence GTGCAGATCGCGCTGCTCGGCCCGCTCGCGGCCCGCGACGACACGGGCGCCGTGATCGACGTGGCCGGCGCCCGGCTGCGCACGCTGCTGGCGCGGCTCGCCGTCGACGCCGATCGGCCGGTCGCGGTCTCCACCCTCGTCCACGCCGTCTGGGGCGACGATCCCCCCGCGGAGGCGACCAACGCGCTGCAGACCCTGGTGTCGCGGCTGCGCCGGGCCCTCGGCGGCATCGCCCCGGTCACGCAGTCGCCGTCGGGCTACCGGCTCGCCGCCGATCCGGGCGACACCGACGCCGGCCGCTTCCGCTCGCTCGCCGCCGACGGGGCGGCGGCCCTGCGTCAGGGCCGGGCCGCCGACGCGCTGGTGCTGCTCGACGACGCGCTCGCGCTGTGGCGGGGGCTCGCGCTCGCCGACACGCGGGACCTCGCCGACGACCTCGCGGCCCGTGCCGGCGAGCTCGACGACCTGCGTCTCACCGCCTCGCTCGACCGGGTCGAGGCGCAGCTGCTCGTCGACCCGTCCCGTGTCGACGCCGGCGAGCTGGAACGGGCGGTCGCCGACCACCCGCTGCACGAGCGCCTGGCGGCGACGCTGATCCGGGCGCTCGCCGCGGCCGGGCGCACGCCCGAGGCGCTGCAGGCCTACGAGGCGCTGCGGGGCCGGCTGGCCGACGAGCTCGGCGTCGACCCGTCGGCCGAGCTGCGCGAGCTCCACCTGACCCTGCTGCGCGGCGACACGGTCACCGCCGACCCCGCCGGTCCGGACGGCGACCGGGGCGCGGCGGCGCCGCGGCGGACCAACCTCAAGGCGCAGCTGACGAGCTTCGTCGGTCGTGACGACGAGGTCGCGCGCATCGCGAAGTCGCTCGAGGCGAACCGGCTCGTCACCCTGGTCGGGCCGGGCGGCGCGGGCAAGACGCGGCTGGCGGCCGAGGCCGCCGACCGCATCCTCGACACCGCGGCCGACGGCGTCTGGCTCGTCGAGCTCGCGGCGGTCACCTCGGGCGCCGACGTGCCGCAGGCCGTCCTCGCGTCGGTCGGCCTGCGTGACATCCACGTGCTCGACCGCCGGGCCGCGGCGAATGCGCGGGACGCCATGACGCGGCTGCGGGACGGGTTCGCCCAACGCAGCGCGATCCTGCTGCTCGACAACTGCGAGCACGTCATCGACGCCGGTGCCCGGCTGGCCGAGCAGCTGCTCGGCGAGTGCCCGGGACTGCGGGTGCTCGCCACCAGCCGCGAACCGCTCGGCATCACCGGCGAGACGCTGCTGGCGGTGCCGCCGCTGGCGTTGCCGGCCGCCGGCGCGACCGCCGTCGACGCCCTCGGGTTCCCTGCCGTACGGCTGTTCGTCGACCGTGCGACCGCGGTGCGTCCCGACTTCGTGCTGCGCGACGAGGACGTCCCCGACGTCGTCGAGATCGTGTCGCGGCTCGACGGCCTGCCCCTGGCCATCGAGCTCGCCGCCGCCCGCGTGCGCACGATGCCGTTGCCCGACGTCGCGGCGCGGCTGTCCGACCGCTTCCGCCTGCTCACGGGCGGCAGCCGCACGGCGATGCCCCGCCACCGCACGCTGCGCGCCGTCGTCGAGTGGAGCTGGGGGCTGCTGGACGACGTGGAGCGCGGTGTCGTGGAACGGCTCGCCGTGTTCCCCGCCGGCATCACCGCGGCGAGCGCCGAGGCCGTCTGCGCCGACCTGCTCGATCCCGCCGACGTCCCGGACTGTCTGGCGTCGCTGATCGACAAGTCGCTGCTGCAGCCGGTCGGCGAGGGACGACGCGTGCGGATGCTCGAGACGATCCGCGAGTACGGCGCCGATCGGCTCGCCGAGCGTGGCGAGCTGGGCGCCGCCCGCGACCGCCACGCGACGCACTTCGCCGCGGTCCTGGCCGAGGCCGAGCCCTACCTGACGACGGCCGGGCAGCTGCCCTGGTTCGATCTGCTGCGGGCCGAGCGCGAGAACATCGTGGCCGCGCTGCGGTTCCGGTGCGAGACCGGTGATGCCGACGCCGCGTTGCGGATCGCGGTCCCGCTGTCGACGTCGGCGATGCTGCTCGGCGAGCACGCCGAGATCAGCGTGTGGACCGCGGACGCGCTGGACGTGCCCGGGGCCACGGACGAGGGTCTGCGGCTCATCGCGCGGTCGCTGCTCGCGCTGCACTCGACGACGAGTGGCCGGATCGAGGACGTCGCACAGCTCTCGACCATGGTGGAGGAGCTGCGCGACTCGGAGGTCGACTTCGAGTCGGTGATGGTGCTGCTGCGGCCGGCGATGGCCTTCCTCGTCGGTGACGTCGAGCTCAGCAGACGCTGGCTGGAACAGAACCTCGAGGGCGGCGACGAGTGGACCCGCGCGGCCACGCGCATGTTCCTCGCGAACTTCCACGAGAACAGCGGCGATCTGGTGGGCATGCGCCGCGAGACCGAGGCCGCGCTGGTGCTGTTCCGCGAACTCGGCGAGCGCTGGGGATTGGGCAATGCATTGCGCGGCCTTGCGCAATTGTTGACCTTCGACGGTGACCTCGCCGGCGCGCGAGCCGCGTACGAGGAGGCGCTGGCCCTCATGCGGGAGATGAGGTCGACGGAGGACGAGGTGGTCCTCTACCAGCGCCTCGCCGACCTCGCGCTGCGGCAGGACGACGTCGACGCGGCCGTGCGCTACGTCGAGGCGGCCCATCGCAGCGCGGCGCTGGACCGCTCCCCGCTCGAGTCGGCGTTGACGACGGCGATGCGCGGCGAGATCGAGTGGCGGATGGGGCAGCACGCCGCCGGTCGGGCGCTGGCCGACGAGGCGCTGGTCGCACTGCACAACCTTCCGGTGCTCGCCCCCTCCCTGGGGCACATCCACGCCTTCGTCCTCACCACCGCGGCCCGGATCGAGTTCGAGAGCGGGGAGGTGGAGCTCGCGCGGGCGCACCTGCGCACAGCGCTCACGACTGCCCTCGGCACGCGGGACCACCCCGTCGTCGCGATGGTCGGCGTGCTGCTGGCCGACGTCCTCCGCTCCGACGGCGATGCCCGGTTCGCCGCCGAGCTCCTCGGCGCGTGTAGCCGGTTGCGCGGCGCCGAGGACCTCGACGCGTTCGACGTCGCCGCGGCGCGGCATCGGCTCGTCGCCGCGCTCGACGACACCGACTTCGGCCGCGCGTACGACGAAGGGCGAGCGCTGGACGGTGTCGCAGCGCTCGCCCTGGTCGGGCAGGGTCAGGACCGCTTGCGGTAG
- a CDS encoding ABC transporter permease — MTATLSKPAGSTPTVPSRENTSAPPLRTLRHALVLAKRNLIKTVRTPEQLIDVSIQPIIFILLFVYVFGGAIGGGDRHGYLQYLLPGLLGQGIALGSIALGQNLNTDIEKGIFDRFRALPIARSAPLVGAVLADFVRYLILCVVTLGFGYAIGFRIDANPLALVAAAALAIAFALCFCWISVWIGLKARTAGSVQGVMFLLIFPLSFGSSVFTDPSTMPGWLQAWNHVNPITRLVDSMRGLMIGGPVATNLLITFAWMAGLLVVFVPLALRAYRKRS; from the coding sequence ATGACGGCCACCCTGAGCAAGCCGGCCGGCAGCACGCCGACCGTCCCGAGCCGCGAGAACACGTCCGCACCGCCGCTGCGCACCCTGCGCCACGCGCTGGTGCTCGCCAAGCGAAACCTGATCAAGACCGTCCGCACGCCGGAGCAGCTGATCGACGTCTCGATCCAGCCGATCATCTTCATCCTGCTGTTCGTCTACGTGTTCGGCGGTGCGATCGGCGGCGGCGACCGCCACGGCTACCTGCAGTACCTGCTCCCCGGGCTGCTGGGACAGGGCATCGCCCTGGGCAGCATCGCGCTGGGGCAGAACCTCAACACCGACATCGAGAAGGGCATCTTCGACCGGTTCCGGGCCCTGCCCATCGCCCGCTCGGCGCCGCTCGTCGGGGCGGTGCTCGCCGACTTCGTCCGCTACCTGATCCTGTGCGTCGTCACGCTCGGCTTCGGGTACGCGATCGGATTCCGCATCGACGCGAACCCGCTCGCGCTCGTGGCCGCGGCGGCGCTCGCGATCGCCTTCGCGCTCTGCTTCTGCTGGATCTCGGTGTGGATCGGGCTCAAGGCGCGGACGGCCGGCAGCGTGCAGGGCGTCATGTTCCTGCTGATCTTCCCGCTGTCGTTCGGCAGCAGCGTCTTCACCGACCCGTCGACGATGCCCGGCTGGCTGCAGGCCTGGAACCACGTCAACCCGATCACCCGGCTGGTGGACTCCATGCGCGGGCTCATGATCGGCGGCCCGGTCGCCACCAACCTGCTCATCACGTTCGCGTGGATGGCCGGCCTGCTCGTCGTGTTCGTCCCGCTCGCGCTGCGCGCCTACCGCAAGCGGTCCTGA
- a CDS encoding ATP-binding cassette domain-containing protein: MTNYAIEAEGLTKRFGKGNNATQALAGVDLAAPEGSVLSVLGPNGAGKTTAVRILATLLQPDAGSARVAGFDVATEPQRVRESVGLTGQFASVDDDLTGLQNLRMIGQLLDLRSAAATARARELLEWFDLADAADRIAKTYSGGMRRRLDLAASLVGRPAVIFLDEPTTGLDPSKREAMWDVVRDLVADGSTVLLTTQYLDEADALADQITVIDHGQVIAHDTPIGLKRVVGGQRLTVRPAEPERLAEVGVLLRDIAGVDAEPHGRDTLSVPVTSDDALPQAVARLHDAGITVTELSLHLPSLDEVFFTLTGSPAGDPTDDTEEAA; encoded by the coding sequence ATGACCAACTACGCCATCGAAGCCGAGGGGCTCACCAAGCGCTTCGGCAAGGGGAACAATGCCACCCAGGCCCTCGCCGGCGTCGACCTCGCCGCGCCCGAGGGCAGCGTGCTGAGCGTCCTCGGCCCGAACGGGGCCGGCAAGACCACCGCCGTCCGCATCCTCGCGACGCTGCTGCAGCCCGACGCCGGGTCGGCCCGCGTGGCCGGCTTCGACGTCGCCACCGAGCCGCAGCGGGTGCGGGAGTCGGTCGGGCTGACCGGCCAGTTCGCCTCCGTCGACGACGACCTCACCGGCCTGCAGAACCTGCGCATGATCGGGCAGCTGCTCGACCTGCGCTCCGCGGCGGCCACGGCACGGGCCCGCGAGCTGCTCGAATGGTTCGACCTCGCCGACGCCGCCGACCGCATCGCCAAGACCTACTCCGGCGGCATGCGGCGCCGCCTCGACCTCGCCGCGTCCCTCGTCGGCCGCCCGGCCGTCATCTTCCTCGACGAGCCGACGACGGGGCTCGACCCGTCCAAGCGCGAGGCGATGTGGGACGTCGTGCGCGACCTGGTGGCCGACGGCTCGACCGTCCTGCTCACCACGCAGTACCTCGACGAGGCCGACGCCCTGGCCGACCAGATCACCGTCATCGACCACGGCCAGGTCATCGCCCACGACACCCCGATCGGGCTCAAGCGCGTCGTGGGCGGCCAGCGGTTGACCGTCCGCCCCGCCGAGCCGGAGCGGCTCGCGGAGGTCGGCGTGCTCCTGCGCGACATCGCCGGCGTCGACGCCGAACCCCACGGCCGGGACACGCTGAGCGTCCCGGTGACCAGCGACGACGCGCTGCCGCAGGCCGTCGCCCGGCTGCACGACGCCGGGATCACCGTGACCGAGCTGTCCCTGCACCTGCCCAGCCTCGACGAGGTTTTCTTCACCCTCACCGGCTCCCCGGCCGGCGACCCCACCGACGACACCGAGGAGGCGGCATGA